A DNA window from Candidatus Eremiobacterota bacterium contains the following coding sequences:
- a CDS encoding FAD-dependent oxidoreductase translates to MSRSLYAALHRRFGPRESGAELVARVDERRLDVGALLAPPRATAGGPTASVVVVGSGFAGLAAAWLLKARSHAVTLLEARDRLGGRVWTLRNEIARGRLIEGGAELIGANHRAWVELARYFGLGLSVITPESELAAAGLEMPLVLDGRPIAPGEAEKIYAGMTTVFRQMSRDAEEITDPYRPWTATRAAEWDALSLERWIESRDVSALTKLALRAQFGNDNAESPKNQSYLANLGLVAGGAIGDGKEPMDFWNNSETFRCVSGNDSLAGALHDAAADRGAKLVLDAPVRSIRIDVDAVTVQADKTYLADYVVLAVPPSTWNAIDVSPAIPPQLVPNMGPAVKYLTALDKRFWIEHGSAPSGLSDEIGMIWEGTDNQIGGDAFEVSLFAGGDAANAVPPDERERRQYYDKRLGSLLGGYAQHAEATRFMDWPRTEWTMAGYSCPRPGQVTTIGPFLESLYHGRLLFAGEHACPPFFGFMEGALQSGLLAALRVAQLVAAPPLQLFKQTVTAPAPPVALPFRKEKRTTPVPLRHRG, encoded by the coding sequence ATGTCGCGATCGCTGTACGCCGCGCTGCACCGCCGCTTCGGCCCACGGGAGTCGGGAGCCGAGCTTGTCGCTCGCGTCGACGAGCGACGGCTCGACGTCGGCGCACTTCTGGCGCCGCCGCGCGCAACCGCTGGCGGGCCGACGGCAAGCGTGGTCGTGGTCGGCAGCGGCTTCGCCGGCCTCGCCGCGGCTTGGCTGCTCAAGGCGCGGTCGCACGCCGTTACGCTGCTCGAGGCGCGAGACCGCCTCGGCGGCCGCGTGTGGACCCTCCGCAACGAGATCGCACGCGGGCGCTTGATCGAAGGCGGCGCCGAGCTCATCGGCGCCAACCATCGCGCCTGGGTGGAGCTGGCGCGCTATTTCGGGCTCGGGCTCAGCGTCATCACGCCGGAGAGCGAGCTTGCCGCGGCCGGGCTGGAGATGCCGCTCGTCCTAGACGGCCGTCCCATCGCGCCCGGTGAAGCCGAGAAAATCTACGCCGGCATGACGACGGTGTTCCGCCAGATGAGCCGTGACGCCGAAGAGATCACGGATCCGTACCGCCCGTGGACTGCGACGCGCGCGGCCGAATGGGACGCGCTTTCACTCGAGCGGTGGATCGAATCTCGTGACGTCTCCGCGCTCACGAAGCTCGCGCTGCGCGCGCAGTTCGGTAACGACAACGCCGAAAGCCCGAAGAATCAAAGCTACCTCGCGAACCTCGGGCTCGTCGCCGGCGGCGCGATCGGCGACGGCAAAGAGCCGATGGACTTCTGGAACAACTCCGAGACCTTTCGCTGCGTCAGCGGAAACGACTCGCTCGCCGGCGCGCTGCACGACGCCGCCGCCGACCGCGGCGCGAAGCTCGTGCTCGACGCGCCGGTCCGATCGATCCGGATCGACGTGGATGCCGTCACCGTGCAAGCCGACAAAACGTACCTCGCCGATTACGTCGTGCTGGCCGTGCCGCCGAGCACGTGGAACGCGATCGACGTCTCGCCCGCGATCCCGCCGCAGCTCGTGCCGAACATGGGCCCGGCGGTGAAGTACCTCACCGCGCTCGACAAGCGCTTTTGGATCGAGCACGGCAGCGCGCCGAGCGGGCTCTCCGACGAGATCGGGATGATCTGGGAAGGGACCGACAACCAGATCGGCGGCGACGCCTTCGAGGTCTCGCTGTTTGCCGGCGGCGACGCGGCGAACGCCGTGCCGCCGGACGAGCGCGAGCGCCGGCAATACTACGACAAACGGCTCGGTTCGCTTCTGGGCGGCTACGCGCAACATGCGGAGGCGACGCGCTTCATGGACTGGCCGCGCACCGAGTGGACGATGGCCGGTTACTCGTGCCCGCGCCCCGGCCAAGTGACGACGATCGGCCCCTTTCTGGAGTCGTTGTATCACGGCCGCCTGCTGTTCGCCGGCGAGCACGCTTGTCCGCCGTTCTTCGGTTTCATGGAAGGTGCGCTGCAATCCGGATTGCTTGCGGCGCTGCGTGTCGCGCAGCTCGTCGCCGCGCCCCCACTTCAACTCTTCAAGCAAACCGTGACCGCGCCGGCCCCACCGGTCGCGCTGCCGTTCCGCAAGGAGAAGCGAACGACGCCGGTTCCGCTCCGTCACCGCGGCTGA
- a CDS encoding FtsW/RodA/SpoVE family cell cycle protein → MIVALILAALTLQLLPRSVLRPEWLPIALALLALAWPLIRPLSVTRDDSLPALAVLLAAVGLAVVARLQPDLAQKQIVWLAFSLVLAVAAGPAFERFRVLAAYKYIWILCAVALFVALALFGQEVNGARLWIRFGPVQFEPVEVIKLLVVLFMASYLAETADVIARTRPWSLRANAKYLGPLFLGWGVSMGILVFERDLGMATLLLATFVAMLYVATRRVDLVVGASVVFGLAAFWAATHYAYVERRIAVWKDPFHDPLGAGYQAVQSLFSLANGGLFGTGFGRGRPDFIPEVATDYIYAAFGEEWGAIGAIVLLCVFLAVVLRALRVAQRQPDLYAKLLATGLAAVFGFQIVIIVGGVLHLFPLTGITLPFISYGGSSLVTNFLLIALVWAISSERREAT, encoded by the coding sequence ATGATCGTCGCGCTGATCCTCGCCGCGCTGACGCTGCAGCTTCTCCCGCGCAGCGTGCTGCGGCCGGAATGGCTTCCGATCGCGCTCGCGCTGCTCGCGCTGGCGTGGCCGCTGATTCGGCCGCTCAGCGTGACGCGCGACGACTCGCTCCCCGCGCTGGCGGTGCTGCTCGCCGCGGTCGGACTCGCGGTCGTTGCGCGGCTGCAGCCCGATTTGGCGCAGAAGCAGATCGTGTGGCTCGCGTTCTCGCTCGTGCTCGCGGTCGCCGCGGGACCGGCGTTCGAGCGCTTCCGCGTGCTCGCAGCCTACAAGTACATCTGGATCCTGTGCGCGGTCGCGCTGTTCGTCGCGCTCGCGCTGTTCGGCCAAGAAGTCAACGGCGCGCGCTTGTGGATTCGCTTCGGCCCGGTGCAGTTCGAGCCGGTCGAGGTCATCAAGCTGCTGGTCGTGCTGTTCATGGCGTCGTATCTCGCCGAGACCGCCGACGTCATCGCGCGCACGCGCCCGTGGTCGCTGCGCGCCAACGCAAAGTACCTGGGCCCGCTGTTTCTCGGCTGGGGCGTCTCGATGGGAATCCTCGTCTTCGAACGCGACCTCGGGATGGCGACGCTGCTGCTGGCGACGTTCGTCGCGATGCTGTACGTCGCCACGCGCCGGGTGGACCTCGTCGTCGGCGCGAGCGTGGTGTTCGGGCTGGCGGCGTTCTGGGCCGCGACGCACTACGCGTACGTCGAGCGGCGCATCGCCGTGTGGAAAGACCCGTTCCACGATCCGCTGGGGGCCGGCTATCAAGCGGTGCAGTCGCTGTTCTCGCTCGCGAACGGCGGGTTGTTCGGCACCGGCTTCGGACGGGGACGGCCGGACTTCATCCCGGAGGTCGCGACCGACTACATCTACGCGGCGTTCGGCGAAGAGTGGGGCGCGATCGGGGCGATCGTGCTGCTGTGCGTCTTCCTCGCCGTCGTGCTGCGCGCGCTGCGCGTCGCGCAGCGGCAGCCGGATCTGTACGCGAAGTTGCTCGCGACCGGATTAGCGGCGGTGTTCGGCTTTCAGATCGTGATCATCGTCGGCGGCGTGCTGCACCTCTTCCCGCTCACCGGCATCACGCTGCCGTTCATCTCGTACGGCGGCAGCTCGCTGGTGACGAACTTCTTGCTCATTGCCCTGGTGTGGGCGATCTCCAGCGAACGCCGCGAAGCGACCTAA
- a CDS encoding protein phosphatase 2C domain-containing protein — MEIAVGSRPGVPQRGGDEAYVAEIVAPGIVLLAVAHGFGRIRERTAPAVAALAVRDHLKRRVRGERRDPRTALSAAFSAANARIYAHSGSTDDYVASGTSLTAALIVGDHAFVGHVGATRAYLGRDGALTTLTSDDTVGDGTLRLLTRTLGTQPSLEPSLAHLRLMHGDALVLASGALHELLDEDEIADALRASASSEDVTARLLAIAGIRGDGAATVIVGRAFNEVASESASPHPRVREASIALAAVLVATIVALLILHNMFSL, encoded by the coding sequence ATGGAGATAGCGGTCGGGTCGCGACCCGGCGTTCCCCAGCGCGGCGGCGACGAAGCATACGTCGCCGAGATCGTCGCGCCCGGGATCGTCCTGCTTGCCGTCGCCCACGGCTTCGGCCGCATCCGCGAGCGCACCGCGCCGGCCGTCGCCGCGTTGGCCGTCCGCGACCACCTCAAGCGCCGCGTCCGCGGCGAGCGCCGCGATCCCCGCACGGCCCTCTCCGCGGCGTTCTCGGCCGCCAACGCGCGCATCTACGCCCATTCCGGCAGCACCGACGACTACGTCGCCTCGGGAACCTCGCTGACCGCGGCCCTGATCGTCGGCGACCACGCCTTCGTCGGCCACGTCGGCGCGACGCGCGCCTACCTCGGCCGCGACGGCGCGCTCACCACGCTGACCAGCGACGACACGGTCGGTGACGGAACGCTGCGGCTGCTGACCCGCACGCTCGGCACCCAGCCGAGCCTCGAGCCCTCGCTCGCGCACCTGCGGCTGATGCACGGCGACGCGCTGGTGCTCGCCAGCGGCGCGCTGCACGAGCTGCTCGACGAGGACGAGATCGCCGACGCGCTGCGCGCTTCGGCCTCGTCGGAAGACGTCACCGCGCGGCTGCTGGCGATCGCCGGGATTCGCGGCGACGGCGCCGCGACGGTGATCGTCGGGCGCGCGTTCAACGAGGTCGCGAGCGAGAGCGCGTCGCCGCATCCGCGCGTGCGCGAGGCGTCGATCGCGCTGGCGGCGGTGCTCGTCGCGACGATCGTCGCGCTGCTCATCCTGCACAACATGTTCAGCCTATGA
- a CDS encoding FHA domain-containing protein yields the protein MRDRRGAPPARAIEASIPTGIELTVAHAGTIKTRRFGRRILVGRAPSADLRLDDPRISRLHARIEMRDDGVYVEDLGSRNGTAVDGEAVTEPRRLQIDDEVTVGEAALVFRGVGAWR from the coding sequence GTGCGCGACCGCCGCGGCGCCCCGCCGGCCCGCGCGATCGAGGCCTCGATCCCGACCGGGATCGAGCTGACCGTCGCCCATGCGGGAACGATCAAGACAAGACGCTTCGGGAGGCGTATCTTAGTGGGGAGGGCACCGAGTGCCGACCTTCGCCTCGACGATCCGCGGATAAGCCGGTTGCATGCGCGAATCGAGATGCGGGACGACGGCGTCTACGTGGAAGACCTGGGGAGCCGGAACGGGACGGCGGTCGACGGCGAGGCCGTCACCGAGCCGCGGCGTCTTCAGATCGACGACGAAGTGACCGTCGGCGAGGCAGCCCTCGTCTTTCGAGGAGTCGGAGCATGGAGATAG
- a CDS encoding DUF3662 domain-containing protein, whose product MNVFARVEHACARVVEDAFARVFPSALDPAQIGRRLVATAQASPSDLYLVRVHPDDYARFTADRDFLEGRWSAMLREALPRERAEAARVVLDEDPDVVSGSLAIEAVVDERAQALALERPDGTKVPLTEGLTIGRADDNGLVVRDARASRHHAKIVADGSGWSVEDTGSSNGTYVDGAQVRRSRLDRGQTLTVGDTPLKVVDPA is encoded by the coding sequence GTGAACGTGTTCGCTCGGGTCGAGCATGCGTGCGCGCGCGTCGTCGAGGACGCGTTCGCGCGCGTCTTTCCGAGCGCGCTCGATCCGGCGCAGATCGGGCGCCGTCTCGTCGCCACCGCGCAGGCTTCGCCGAGCGACTTGTACCTGGTGCGCGTCCATCCCGACGACTACGCGCGGTTTACCGCCGACCGCGACTTCCTCGAAGGGCGCTGGAGCGCGATGCTGCGCGAGGCGCTCCCGCGCGAGCGCGCCGAAGCGGCGCGCGTGGTGCTCGACGAAGATCCCGACGTCGTCTCGGGCTCGCTGGCGATCGAAGCGGTCGTCGACGAGCGCGCGCAGGCGCTCGCGCTCGAGCGCCCCGACGGCACCAAAGTTCCGCTGACCGAAGGGCTCACGATCGGGCGCGCCGACGACAACGGGCTGGTCGTGCGGGACGCGCGCGCCTCCCGCCATCACGCCAAGATCGTCGCCGACGGGAGCGGCTGGAGCGTCGAGGACACCGGCTCCTCGAACGGCACCTACGTCGACGGCGCTCAGGTCCGGCGCTCGCGGCTCGACCGCGGCCAAACCCTGACGGTCGGCGACACGCCGCTCAAGGTGGTCGACCCGGCGTGA
- a CDS encoding methyltransferase domain-containing protein, protein MTARQPSAREVALQVCRDVFGPHPRGARESLDYRLRKTNLSPRDRAFATELAYGAIKMRRFLDFELQPYVGDRAQALPQPIAEILRLGTYQLREMRGVEPYAAVSESVGLARKYGHKGTAGLVNAVLRRVATAPPREVELATRTSLPSWVVSHWRERFGEQRLRTILDGVNAPSASAICVDLRNVTREDAQQALSEAGIASTPSPFAHDVLIVDPSAPGGEVERLANHRWHVHAEAAAFPVDILDPQPGQRIVELCCGRGNKTLQIASRTRDEATVLAADDDERKVAQTRARLEAAGIASVALVTADAASMRASADADLVLLDAPCSGLGILGRQPEARWRKQPDDPERMANVQRKLFEAASGGVKPGGALVYAVCSTDPREGEAIVDAFLTNHRDFSRDTIPPRYAPFLTSSGDVLVPPGVEGRDGFFVARVIRKP, encoded by the coding sequence ATGACCGCCCGTCAGCCCAGCGCGCGTGAGGTCGCGCTGCAAGTGTGTCGCGACGTGTTCGGGCCGCATCCGCGCGGGGCGCGCGAGTCGCTCGACTACCGGCTGCGCAAGACCAATCTCTCGCCGCGCGACCGCGCGTTCGCGACCGAGCTCGCGTACGGGGCGATCAAGATGCGGCGTTTCCTCGACTTCGAGCTGCAGCCGTACGTCGGCGACCGCGCGCAGGCGCTGCCGCAGCCGATCGCCGAGATTCTGCGGCTCGGGACGTATCAGCTGCGCGAGATGCGCGGGGTCGAACCGTACGCCGCGGTCTCGGAGAGCGTCGGACTGGCGCGCAAGTACGGGCACAAAGGGACCGCGGGGCTCGTCAACGCGGTGCTGCGGCGCGTCGCGACCGCGCCGCCGCGCGAGGTCGAGCTGGCGACGCGCACTTCGCTGCCGAGCTGGGTGGTCAGCCACTGGCGCGAGCGGTTCGGCGAGCAGCGGCTGCGCACGATCCTCGACGGCGTGAACGCGCCGTCGGCGAGCGCGATCTGCGTCGACCTGCGCAACGTCACCCGCGAGGACGCGCAGCAGGCCCTCTCCGAGGCGGGAATCGCATCGACGCCGAGCCCGTTCGCGCACGACGTGCTGATCGTCGATCCGAGTGCGCCCGGCGGTGAGGTCGAACGGCTGGCGAACCACCGCTGGCACGTGCACGCCGAAGCGGCGGCGTTTCCGGTCGACATTCTCGATCCGCAGCCCGGTCAGCGCATCGTCGAGCTGTGCTGCGGGCGCGGCAACAAGACGCTGCAGATCGCCAGCCGTACGCGCGACGAGGCCACCGTGCTCGCGGCCGACGACGACGAGCGAAAGGTCGCGCAGACCCGCGCGCGGCTCGAAGCGGCCGGGATCGCGTCGGTCGCGCTGGTCACCGCGGACGCGGCCTCGATGCGCGCCAGCGCGGACGCGGACTTGGTGCTGCTCGACGCGCCGTGCTCGGGGCTGGGAATCCTGGGCCGCCAGCCGGAAGCGCGCTGGCGCAAGCAGCCCGACGATCCGGAGCGGATGGCGAACGTTCAGCGCAAGCTCTTCGAGGCCGCCTCCGGCGGCGTGAAGCCGGGCGGCGCGCTCGTCTACGCGGTCTGCTCGACCGATCCGCGCGAAGGCGAAGCGATCGTCGACGCGTTCCTCACCAACCACCGCGACTTCTCGCGCGACACGATCCCGCCGCGCTACGCGCCGTTTCTCACCAGCTCGGGCGACGTGCTCGTTCCGCCGGGGGTCGAGGGGCGCGATGGTTTCTTCGTCGCTCGGGTAATTCGCAAGCCGTGA
- a CDS encoding methionyl-tRNA formyltransferase, giving the protein MVTQPDRPAGRGHKLTPTPVKRAAEARGLRISTPERLKPFADEARALGADAFVVASYGRIVPQALLDVVPIAFNVHPSLLPLYRGATPLQSAIRDGRTETGVTIIAMDAGMDTGDVLLQERTPIGPEETYGELHDRLAQRGAKMVVEALQRYEEGCIKRRSQNEIAYELEITGEEIVRTLTRPLRKEDLVISGDLKAKEIVDKIRSLAPAPAARMKSSMSFAGPVKVLKASVSSDAPLLPSGVIDPGQPVLVRGRIWIEARDGMVRVDELVVPGSKPMSANQFKIGYPGLTGPEYLLPYLRRYLETSP; this is encoded by the coding sequence GTGGTGACGCAGCCGGATCGTCCGGCAGGGCGCGGGCACAAGCTCACCCCGACGCCGGTGAAGCGCGCCGCCGAAGCGCGCGGGCTGCGCATCTCCACGCCGGAGCGATTGAAGCCGTTCGCGGACGAAGCGCGGGCGCTCGGCGCGGATGCGTTCGTCGTCGCGTCGTATGGCAGAATCGTGCCGCAAGCACTGCTCGACGTCGTCCCGATCGCGTTCAACGTCCACCCGAGCCTGCTGCCGCTGTACCGCGGCGCGACGCCGCTCCAGTCGGCGATCCGCGACGGGCGAACCGAAACCGGCGTGACGATCATCGCAATGGACGCCGGCATGGACACCGGCGACGTGCTGCTGCAAGAGCGCACCCCGATCGGTCCGGAAGAAACGTACGGCGAGCTCCACGACCGGCTCGCGCAGCGCGGCGCGAAGATGGTCGTGGAAGCGCTGCAACGTTACGAGGAGGGATGTATCAAGCGCCGCTCGCAAAACGAGATTGCGTATGAGCTGGAAATTACCGGCGAAGAAATCGTTCGGACTCTGACGCGTCCGCTGCGCAAAGAGGATCTCGTCATTTCAGGCGACTTAAAGGCCAAAGAGATTGTCGATAAAATCCGTTCTCTGGCGCCAGCACCGGCAGCCCGCATGAAGTCGTCAATGAGCTTTGCGGGGCCGGTAAAAGTTCTGAAGGCAAGCGTCTCAAGCGATGCGCCTTTGTTGCCGTCGGGCGTCATCGATCCGGGACAACCGGTACTTGTCCGAGGCCGCATCTGGATCGAAGCTCGAGACGGTATGGTCCGCGTCGATGAGCTTGTCGTGCCCGGTAGCAAGCCAATGAGTGCCAACCAATTCAAGATCGGCTATCCAGGTCTTACGGGGCCGGAATATCTTCTGCCTTATTTGCGCCGATATCTTGAGACGTCGCCATGA
- the def gene encoding peptide deformylase produces the protein MAYIREIITEGHPTLRKVAKKVDPAEIADPIFQQLLDDMFETMYDAPGIGLAAPQIGISKRIFTVHLQDEDDAHGPFVVINPKFTVTEGEIESVEGCLSVPGMVGDLTRFERVVCTGLDRRGKKITLEGTGLFGRCLQHEMDHLNGVLYIDKAKNIRAAQTDEEVAEAEAVTAGTR, from the coding sequence ATGGCGTACATCCGCGAGATCATCACCGAAGGACATCCCACGCTGCGCAAGGTCGCGAAGAAGGTCGACCCGGCCGAGATCGCCGACCCCATCTTTCAGCAGCTCCTCGACGACATGTTCGAGACGATGTACGACGCGCCGGGAATCGGTTTGGCCGCGCCGCAGATCGGCATCTCGAAGCGCATCTTCACCGTTCACCTGCAGGACGAGGACGATGCGCACGGGCCGTTCGTGGTGATCAACCCGAAGTTCACCGTCACCGAAGGCGAGATCGAGTCGGTCGAAGGCTGTCTCTCGGTCCCCGGAATGGTCGGCGATCTGACGCGCTTCGAGCGCGTCGTCTGCACCGGGCTCGACCGGCGCGGCAAGAAAATAACGCTCGAAGGGACGGGACTCTTCGGGCGCTGTCTGCAGCACGAGATGGATCACCTCAACGGCGTGCTGTACATCGACAAGGCGAAGAACATTCGGGCGGCCCAGACCGACGAGGAAGTCGCGGAGGCCGAGGCGGTCACCGCCGGCACTCGCTGA
- a CDS encoding CPBP family intramembrane metalloprotease, whose protein sequence is MSAPTLTAPPARRGISADRIAVPFWNGILSALGAMVIGIIGMFVALIVIMVAFMLATGHMPSTNPGHPLLASAEVIVYIVGGAFAWWRLRAIGRNPFRRLTGSDGRVLLIGVGALILVHVGTAVQLYYTGQTKHVQTGLEHFTVVSKVPAVTTLSIALVVVATVVLAPIVEEMIFRALLFGALAPRMGVLAGALLTAILFGATHGDLVLFPTLAALGFIAALAYAATGNLWVSIALHALNNALGAAVLVAGSLHHTSR, encoded by the coding sequence ATGTCCGCTCCGACGCTGACCGCGCCGCCCGCCCGTCGCGGAATCAGCGCCGATCGCATCGCCGTGCCGTTCTGGAACGGCATCCTCTCCGCGCTCGGCGCGATGGTGATCGGCATCATCGGCATGTTCGTCGCGCTGATCGTGATCATGGTCGCGTTCATGCTGGCGACCGGCCACATGCCCTCGACGAACCCGGGCCACCCGCTCCTCGCCTCAGCCGAGGTGATCGTCTACATCGTCGGCGGCGCGTTCGCGTGGTGGCGCTTGCGCGCGATCGGCCGCAACCCCTTCCGCAGGCTCACCGGCTCCGACGGCCGCGTGCTTCTGATCGGCGTCGGAGCGTTGATCCTCGTCCACGTCGGAACCGCGGTTCAGCTCTATTACACCGGCCAGACGAAGCACGTTCAAACCGGGCTCGAGCACTTCACCGTCGTCAGCAAAGTCCCGGCGGTGACGACGCTCAGCATCGCGCTCGTCGTCGTAGCCACCGTCGTCCTGGCGCCGATCGTCGAAGAGATGATCTTCCGCGCGCTGTTGTTCGGCGCACTTGCGCCGCGCATGGGTGTGCTCGCCGGCGCGCTGCTCACCGCGATATTGTTCGGCGCAACGCACGGCGATCTGGTTCTCTTCCCGACGCTCGCCGCGCTCGGCTTCATCGCCGCACTCGCCTACGCGGCGACCGGAAATCTGTGGGTTTCAATCGCGCTGCACGCACTGAACAACGCGCTCGGCGCAGCAGTCCTGGTCGCCGGCTCGCTTCATCATACATCGCGCTGA
- a CDS encoding aquaporin, with protein MLLIAIVGSGIMAQRLCGGNVGLALLANALATGGALIALILAFGPVSGAHFNPVVTLADASRGGLAWGGVPAYVAAQVLGAVGGVALADWMFGVPTFYPSHHVRAGAPLFASEVVATFGLLAVIWGLARTRPTAAPYAIAAYIVAAYWFTPSTSFANPAVTLARSLTDTFAGIRPADVLPFIVAQCIGGAVATALLAWLSPVRHAATDDLRRERPAPAAS; from the coding sequence ATGCTGCTCATCGCGATCGTGGGCTCCGGCATCATGGCGCAGCGCTTGTGCGGCGGCAACGTGGGTCTGGCCTTGCTGGCGAACGCGCTCGCGACCGGCGGCGCGCTGATCGCTCTCATTCTCGCGTTCGGTCCGGTGTCGGGCGCGCACTTCAATCCGGTCGTGACGCTGGCGGATGCGAGTCGCGGCGGGCTCGCGTGGGGCGGCGTTCCCGCGTACGTCGCGGCCCAGGTTCTAGGGGCCGTCGGCGGAGTCGCGCTCGCGGACTGGATGTTCGGGGTTCCGACCTTCTATCCGTCGCACCACGTGCGGGCTGGGGCGCCGCTGTTCGCGAGCGAGGTCGTGGCGACGTTCGGGCTGTTGGCGGTCATTTGGGGACTTGCGCGCACGCGCCCGACCGCCGCCCCCTACGCTATTGCGGCGTACATCGTCGCCGCGTACTGGTTCACGCCCTCGACCTCGTTCGCGAATCCGGCGGTCACGCTCGCGCGCTCGCTCACGGACACGTTCGCCGGGATCCGACCCGCCGACGTCTTACCGTTCATCGTCGCGCAGTGCATCGGCGGGGCGGTCGCGACCGCCCTGCTCGCGTGGCTGTCCCCGGTGCGGCACGCGGCCACCGACGACCTGCGGCGCGAGCGCCCCGCACCCGCAGCGTCCTAG
- a CDS encoding arsenate reductase ArsC — MSAAPKSVLFVCIHNSARSQMAEAFVNARCAGALTAYSAGLERGTLNRTVVDAMREIGYDISANETKSVADPAVREYDYVVTVCDEASDEACPIYPTTGTRLHWSFPDPSSFTGSSDERLCRTREVRDAISARIVAWCAEVCR; from the coding sequence ATGAGCGCTGCGCCGAAGAGCGTTCTATTCGTGTGCATCCACAACAGCGCGCGCAGCCAGATGGCCGAAGCGTTCGTCAATGCGCGCTGCGCGGGCGCCCTTACGGCGTACAGCGCCGGTCTTGAGCGCGGCACGCTCAACCGGACCGTCGTCGACGCGATGCGGGAAATCGGCTACGACATCTCGGCAAATGAGACCAAGAGTGTCGCCGACCCCGCCGTGCGCGAGTACGACTATGTCGTAACTGTGTGCGACGAGGCGAGCGACGAGGCATGTCCCATCTACCCGACGACCGGGACACGTCTGCACTGGAGTTTCCCCGACCCGTCGTCCTTCACAGGCTCTTCCGACGAGCGCCTGTGCCGCACGCGCGAAGTCCGCGACGCGATCTCCGCGCGCATCGTTGCGTGGTGTGCGGAGGTCTGCCGGTGA
- a CDS encoding N-acetyltransferase: MTLAVRDASLEDAAAITAIYNAARTGVVSFDTEIATVEETREDLRTNLGRFPAVVVQAGGDVVAFASTAPYRPHPCYDGVADFSVYVAPAAQRRGAGRLALATLLERASAAGLHKLLSRIIVDNVASRALCASFGFREVGVYERHGRVDGVWRDCVIVERLVREVPRR; this comes from the coding sequence ATGACGCTCGCGGTCCGGGACGCCTCACTCGAGGACGCCGCCGCGATCACCGCAATCTACAACGCCGCGCGAACCGGTGTGGTCTCCTTCGACACGGAAATCGCGACCGTGGAGGAGACACGCGAGGACTTGCGCACGAACCTCGGCCGTTTTCCCGCGGTCGTGGTGCAGGCCGGCGGCGATGTCGTGGCGTTCGCGTCCACGGCGCCGTACCGACCGCATCCGTGTTACGACGGCGTCGCCGACTTTTCGGTCTACGTGGCGCCTGCGGCGCAGCGGCGCGGTGCCGGACGGCTCGCGCTGGCGACCCTGCTCGAGCGTGCCTCGGCAGCCGGTCTGCACAAGCTGCTCTCGCGCATCATCGTGGACAACGTCGCGAGTCGTGCGCTGTGTGCTTCGTTCGGATTCCGCGAGGTCGGCGTGTACGAGCGCCACGGCCGCGTCGACGGCGTGTGGAGAGACTGTGTGATCGTCGAGCGCCTGGTGCGTGAGGTGCCGCGGAGATGA
- a CDS encoding VOC family protein encodes MKMHLNLATRDLDASVAFYSTLLGTPPAKRLGDYALFVTEQPGLELALDLDPSAQAPRGHHFGIVVDTVDDVDEQITRLEAAGYATDVERAETCCYANQTKVWTADPEGRRWEMYIVHEDTDERDGEETTCCRTEAAVASGATCCR; translated from the coding sequence ATGAAGATGCACCTGAACCTCGCCACGCGCGACCTCGACGCGAGCGTGGCGTTCTACTCGACGCTGCTCGGGACGCCGCCCGCCAAGCGGCTCGGCGATTACGCTTTGTTCGTCACGGAACAGCCCGGTCTCGAGCTGGCGCTCGATCTCGATCCGTCGGCGCAAGCGCCGCGCGGTCATCACTTCGGCATCGTCGTGGACACCGTGGACGACGTCGATGAGCAGATTACCCGCCTTGAGGCCGCCGGCTACGCGACCGACGTCGAGCGCGCCGAGACGTGCTGCTACGCGAACCAGACGAAAGTTTGGACCGCGGATCCGGAAGGCCGCCGCTGGGAGATGTATATCGTCCACGAGGACACCGACGAGCGCGACGGCGAGGAAACGACGTGCTGCCGTACGGAAGCGGCGGTCGCCTCCGGCGCGACGTGCTGCCGCTGA
- a CDS encoding helix-turn-helix transcriptional regulator: MSMQRCCPPANVDRRERSDHAALFKALADPHRLAMLATLARTDDEVCVCDFTGALPLNQPTVSHHLRILREAALVTCERRGTWVYYRLAHDARARIDAALHSVIPENALA; this comes from the coding sequence ATGTCGATGCAGCGGTGCTGCCCGCCGGCCAACGTTGACCGCCGAGAGCGGTCCGACCACGCCGCGCTGTTCAAAGCGCTCGCGGACCCGCACCGCCTTGCGATGCTGGCGACGCTCGCGCGTACGGACGACGAAGTTTGCGTGTGCGACTTCACCGGCGCCTTGCCGCTCAACCAGCCCACCGTCTCGCATCATCTTCGGATTCTCCGCGAAGCGGCGCTCGTCACGTGCGAGCGCCGCGGCACGTGGGTCTACTACCGCCTCGCTCACGACGCACGCGCCCGCATCGACGCCGCCTTGCATTCCGTCATCCCGGAGAACGCCCTCGCATGA